The genomic region GCCTGGGCGTCTTTCTGCCCCTGCTCGCCGAACTCACCAATCGCCGCCTCGAAGCCAAGCGCAAGCTCAAAACCGCTGGCGAAGACACGCACGAGCACCACTACTGGGACGGCCTGCAAAACTCGTTCAAGACCCTGATCAACTCGTTCTACGGCTACATCGGCGGCCCGTTTTATTTTAACGACTTCGACGCCGCCCGCCGCGTGACCGAGGCCGGACAGGAGATCGTCAAGCAGATCGCCGCCGACCTGGAAACGCACGGGTCGCGCGTCATCGAGATCGACACCGACGGCGTTTACTTCCAGCCCCCGCCCGATGTCCGCACGCCCGAGGAAGAGTACGTCTACGTCGACAAGATTGGGAGCGCCCTGCCGCAAGGCATTCGCCTCGCGCACGACGGCTCCTACGCCGCCATGATCTCCCTGAAGATGAAGAACTACGTGCTGGAGGAGCACGGCGGCCGCAAGATCTTCAAAGGCTCGTCCCTGCGCTCCCGCTCCGACGAGCGCTACGGCCGCCGCTTCCTCAACGACGCCGTCGATCTCTTGTTAGCCGACCGTCTGGACGATCTCGCGCAGCTCTACAAAGATCTGATCGTCAAGATCGAGGCCGACCAGATGCCCATCGACCAGCTCGCCAAACGCGAACGCGTCACCGAGAAGTTCCTGAACTCCGAGATGCGTAAACGCGCTGCTGAGGCGATCAAAAACGCCGACATCAAACAAGGCGACTTCGTCGCCTTGTATCAAAGAGCGGACAAATCCCTCGCCCTTCTCGAAGACTACAACCACGACGCCGACACCGAATACTACGCCGCCAAACTGCACAAATTCGCCTCCCGCCTTCGCGAAGCCGTCGGCGAAGACCAGTTCGACACGCTTTTCCCCAAGCCGCTCCCAATCAAAAAGCGGCCCGATCCCTCGCAGATGACGATGGATTTATTTGGCTAAGATCGCATTCGGTCTTGACAGTTTTCGATTCTGTAATTATAATTATTTCAGTATGGCGGCAAGCAGCAAATTTTCCATCGCGGTTCACGTTCTTTCCTGCCTGGAGTACTCCGACCGGCAGTGGGGCCAGCCCCAGATGAACTCGGCGGACCTCGCTCTGAGCGTGAACACCAATCCGGTGATCATTCGTAACCTTTTGAGCGAGCTGAGCAAGGCGGGCCTGGTGATCTCGAAGGAAGGAAAAGGCGGCGGAGCGCGTCTCGCCAGAGCGGCGTCCGCGATTACGCTCGACGAAGTTTACGCGGCGGTCGAGCGCGCCGAAATGCTGGCGCGCAATCCGCGCCCGGCGCATCTGCCGTGTTCAGTGAGCTGCGGCGTTAAGAACGCGCTGGAGCCTGTGCTCGGCAGCGTCAATCACGCCATACTGAGCGCACTGAAGGAAAAAAATCTCAGCGAGATCGTCGATCAAATTATGGGCGTCTGATCGGCGCTTATTATTTGCCGAAAACTGTAATTTATTTTATTACAGTTAATAATGATAAGGAGAAAACAAATGCGTTATCAGATCTTTGGAAGACGGACCGGCCTGCGCGTTTCGGAGCTGTCGCTCGGATGCGGGACGTTTGGCACAACCTGGGGCTACGGCGCGGAGCCGGCGGAGGCGCGCCGGATCTTTGACAGTTACGTGGAAGCGGGCGGCAACTTCTTCGACACCGCCGACGCCTATCAGTCGGGAGAATCCGAGCGCCTTCTCGGCGAGTTCATCGCCGCAAACCGTGATGATTTCGTCGTTGCGACCAAATATACAATGGCGATCGCGCCGGGCGCCGGGATCTCCGTCACCGGCAACAGCCGCAAGAACATGGTCCGGGCGGTCGAGGCGAGCCTGAAACGGCTGAACACGGATCGGATCGATCTTTACTGGGTTCACCACGCCGACGAAGTCACGCCGATGGATGAGATCATGCGCGGCCTCGACGATCTGGTCCGCGCCGGCAAGATCCTCTATATCGGCCTTTCCGATTTCCCGGCGTGGCGGACGGCCTATGCGGCGACGCTGGCCGATATGCGCGGCTGGGCGCCGCTCGCCGGCCAGCAGATCGAATACAGCCTGGTCGAGCGCACCCCGGAGCGCGACCTGCTGCCGATGGCGCAGGCGTTTGGTCTGGGAACGGTCGCATGGTCTCCGCTGGGCGGCGGCCTGCTCACGGGCAAGTATCGAAGCGGCGACAAAGACGCGCGGTCCGGGTCGAACCTCGCCGCCCTGCTGCACGTCGAAAATGACGCCCGCAAAACCGCAACTCTGGATGCGCTGGAGACCGTCGCGGAGGAAATCGGATTCGATCCGGGGCAGACGGCAATCGCCTGGGTGCTCGCCAAAGGACACATCCCCATCCTTGGCCCGCGCACGCAGGCTCAGCTCGCCGGCAATCTCGGCGCCGTAAACGTGACGCTTTCCGCCGACCAAATCCAGCGCCTCGACGACGCCAGCGCGATCTCTCTGGGATTCCCGCACGAGCTGAAGACACGCTTTGCGGAAGTGCGAGAAGGCACGATGGGCGGCGTCCCGCATCTGTTCGACCTCTCGCCCATCCCCGTGCGATAAAAAATCGCCCTTCTCACGCCGACCAAGGGCGTGAGAAGGGCGCAGTTTTTCGATTGTGTAATTCTGTAGTAAGGCCGGCGAAATGCATGAAGACGAGAAAGGCGGCGCTCAGAACGCGCCGTCGGGGGCGCGGAAGAATTCGCTGAGCAGGTTTGTCAGCAGGGTCGGGCGCTCGTCCAGGAAATAGTGGCCGCTGTTCTCGATCTTGATGACGCGCGTATGCTTCGCCTGACGCGGGAGTGCGTCTTTGAGCCAGGCGTACCCCGTAGACCCCAGGCCGAGGATCGGCATCTTCAGGTTGTTGTATTTCTTGTTGTCGACGATATCCTTGGGGAAGGCCTGGAACCAGGAGTCCCCGCCATGGATGCCGGCCTGCGTCGCATAGGCGGAGGTGAAGACGGCGCGGTCACGGGCGTCAATGGAGCTCGAATCCTTGGTGAGATAATCGAACGCCCAGTTCTGCAAGATCCCATAGCGGCCGGCAAACAGCTTTTCCGGCAAATCGGGGACCTGCATCACCGAGAACCACCAGGGGAAGAGCGGATGCGCGGCATCGATCTTCTTGCCAAATTTCCCATACTCAGGCAGGATCGGGATCGATTTGAAGGCGTCGTAGGGGTGGGGAACGTCCATCACGGCCAGTTTTCGAGTCGCCTCGGGATGGTTCGCGGCGAAGCTGAAGGCGACCATCGAACCGATATCATGGCCGGCGATATTGACTTTAGTATATCCCAGGTGGCGCACCAGTTGGTAAACGTCCTCGGCCATCGTCTTCTTGTCGTAGCCGCCGGCGGGTTTGTCCGTGGCGCCCATGCCGCGAATGTCCACCACGATGACATGGAAGCGCCGCCCCAGCGCCGGCATGACTTTGTGGTACTCCCACCACGTCTCCGGCCAGCCGGGCAGCAGCACGAGCGGCGCGCCCTTGCCGCCCGCGACATAGTGCATCTGGATTCCATTGACCTTCGCGGAGCCGTTCTCAAAGCCAGGAAGCGTCTTCACAAGCGCGGCGTCCGATGTATCGAATTGGCCGCTCCCCTGCCCCATCGCCGCGCCATGTCCCGCAAGCGCGAACGCCGCCGCCAGCCCCGCGCCGCCTATTCGTATTCGCCGAGAGAGATTCCCAAGTTTCATTGGAGGTTTCCTTTCCATATTTCGTAGCATCATTAGTATCCCGGGCAGGTATTATCAAGGCATTATAAATTCGGCCGAAACGCGTTCCCATGGATCAGGAACGAGGGAATCTCGCCATGCCTTTATCGGAAACCGGAGCTCCGCCGCTCGCGATCGCCCTGTTCGGCCCCATGCGCGTCACCACGAACGGGAGTCCCGCGCCTCGGCTGCGCTCCCGCAAAACCCTCTGGCTCCTCGCGCTGCTGACCCTGCGCCACGGCCGGCCGATCGAGCGCGAATGGATTGCGGGAACCCTGTGGCCCGAGACGACCCAGAGTCAGGCGTACGCCGGTCTGCGGCCGATCCTCACCGAACTGCGGCAAATGCTTCAAGCCGAGAGTCATCGTCTCCAATCCCCGAGCCGGCATACCCTTCTTCTGGATCTGGATGGCGCGGAGATCGACGTGATCACGTTCGACGCCGCGATGGCGTCCCAGAATCCGGCGGCGATCGAGCGCGCCGCCGCTCTGTATCACGGTCCGCTGCTGGAAGGGTGTTTCGAGGAATGGGCGCTGCCGGAGCGCGCCCAGCGGGAAAAGCAGTGCCTGACCGCCCTGCGAATGCTGTCGCAAAACGCCCTCGCCGCCGGAAACGCCGGCGCCGCGGCAGAGTTTTGCCGGCGCGCGGCGGCCATCGATCCATGGCGCGACACAGCGCAGCGCGAATGGATGGAGGCCCTGGTCCAGGCCGGAGACAGCAACGCGGCGCTTCAGGTCTACCGAGACTTCGTCCATCTTCTCAGCAGCGATCCCCAGGCGGCGCCCGACGCCCAAACCACCCTCCTTTACACACGTCTGCGCAAGGAAGCGCGCCGCCGCAACGCGCCGCCGGCGCCCGCCGGCGGGGAAGGCGAGACGGAGAAAACGGCTCCTCAGAGCGCCGGATATCTGCCCAGCCCGTTGACGGAGATGATCGGCCGGGAGGACGAGCGGGTGGATCTGGCGGCCAGGCTGGGACGCTCCCGGCTGGTGACCATTACCGGCCCGGGCGGCGTCGGCAAGACGCGCCTGGCGATCGGAGTCGCAAACGATGCGCTCGCGCGCTATCCCGACGGCGTTTGGATGACGGCCCTGGAGACGCTCACGGACGGCGCCATGGCCGCGTCCTGCATCGCCTCCCACCTGGGAGTGCGTGAAGAGGCCGCGCGCGCCCCGCTGGAAAGCCTGACGGACCATTTGCGCCACAAAAAGCTCCTGCTGGTGCTCGACAACTGCGAGCATCTTCTGGACGCCTGCGCGCGGATCGCGGCGCATCTGCTGCGAGAATGCCCGGGCGTGCGGATCCTGGCGACGAGCCGCGAAGCGCTGGGGATCGTGGGAGAAACCGCCTGGACGACTCCTTCGCTGGATGTCCCCGCGCCGGACCATCTTCCGGCGGGACACGCGACACAAGTCCGCGTCCTCTCAGGCTATGAAAGCGTGCAGCTATTTGTCGAGCGGGCGCAGGCGGCGAACCGCGCGTTCGCGCTGACGGGAAACAACGCGCTCTCGGTCGCCCGGATCTGCTATCAGACGGAAGGGATCCCGCTCGCCATCGAACTCGCCGCCGCGCGCATCAAGTCCATGACGCCCCAGCAGATCGAAAACCATTTGGACGATTATCTAGGGCTCCTGAGCCTCGGCGGACGCGCTTCGGCCTCCCGCCAGCAAACGCTGCGCGGGACATTCGATTGGTCTTACGCCCTGCTCAATGACCAGGAGCGTCGGCTGCTCGCCCACCTTTCGGTCTTTGCCGGCGGCTGGAGCGTGGAGGCGGCGGAGCAAGTCCATTCCGGCGAGTCCGCCCCCAGTACGCAAATCCTCAATTTGCTGACTTCCCTGGTGGATAAATCCCTGGTCGTGTTTGAAGACCAGGAATGGAACGGAAATGGCCGCTACCGTCTGCTGGAGATGGTGCGTCAATATGCATCCGAGCGCTTGCTGGAAAGCGGAGAGCTGGATCAAGTCCGAGCACGGCATTGCGATTGGTGTCTCTCACTCGCGGAAGAGGCGGAGGCGCACGCCAATCAGCCGGACTCACACTTATGGAACGCTCGGCTGGAGAAGGAGCACGGCAATCTGCGCGCGGCGCTGCGGTGGTCCGCTCAGGACACGCGGCGCTCCGGAGCCTACTTAAAACTGGCCGGCGAGATGCGAACTTTCTGGTACATGCAGGGATATTACTCGGAGGGCCTGGAACATCTGCGAACGGCCTTAGAGGGGACGGATCCGCAGCCCCCGGCCATCGCGCGAGGGACGGCGCTGAACGGCTTAAGCGTCCTGCTGTATTGTCAAGGGCGACAGATTGAGGCGAGAGAAGCGCTGCGGGAGGCGCTGGAGATACACAGAGCGCTGGAAGACACGGCGGGAATCGCCCGGTCTCTCGCCAATCTCGGCAATATCGAATGCGCGCTGGGAAATTACGCCTCGTCCATGACGCTCTTTGAGGAAGCGCTCGCGATTCGCCGTGAAATTGACGACAAGGCGGGAATCGCTTCGTCGCTCATCGCGCTCGGCGCGATATCGATCGTGAGGGGCGATTATCTGACGGCGAGAACCCAGTACGCGGAGGGCCTGAAGATGCGAAGAGAGATCGGCGTCACGCATCTGATCGCGAATGCGCTTACCAAGTGCGGAGATATCGATCATCTCCAAAAGGAGTACGCGTCGGCCCAGCGGCAGTATGAAGAGGCGCTGGCGATCTATGGCGCAAGCGGCAACCGACGCGGCGTGGCCGACTGCCTGGGCTGTCTGGGCAACGTCGCGCTCGCGCGAGGCGATGAGGTTTCCGCGCGCGCTTTTTATGACGACAGCCTGCGCGTTCGCCGAGAGCTGGGAGAGCAAAGAGGCGTCGCCACGCTGCTGTCCTGTCTCGCCAGCGTCTCCCAATCCGAGGGCGACTACGAAACGGCGCGAACCATGCATCAAGAAAGCCTGAGCCTCCAGCGAGAGCTGGAAGACAAACACGGCATCGCCCGAAGCCTTCAGGGGCTGGCGGAAGCCCTGCTGGCGCAAGGCCGCGCCGGAGAGGCGGCGACGCTCTTTGGGGCGTCTCACGGGCTGCGCGCCAGTCTTACCGCCGCTCTCACGGCGCGCGAACAAGAAACCGATCAACACCACATCGATCAATTGGGCCAAGCGCTGGCGCCGGACGCCGTCGCCCAGGCCTGGGAACGAGGCCGCGCGATGACCTGGGCGCAGGCGGTGGAGCACGCCCTTGCGGACGATCGGGCCGCTGGCGAACTTCCCGCGCCTCAGTAAGCTCTGCGCTATTGAGCGCCGCCCGCCTTCATAAACCCCTGCCCCCCAAGCCAGTACAACAGATCCGCCGTCCAGGGATGGACGTGGGTGAAGGGCGGCGTGTCGTCGCCCAGTCCGACGCCATGTCCGCCATGTTGGTAGATGTGCAGGTCGAAGGGGACATGGTTCTTTTGGAGCGCCTGCGCGAACATCAGGCTGTTCTCCACGGGAACGACATTGTCTTCCTGGGTCGCCCAGACAAAGCATGGGGGCGTCTGAGCCGTCACCTGCTGCTCGCTGGACATGCGCGCAATCGCCGCAGCGCTTGCATTGGCTCCCAGCAGGTTGTCGCGGCTGCCCTCATGCGTGAACGGCTTAGCCATGGTGATTACCGCGTAGCAAAGCACGCCCAGATCCGGACGCGAGCTTTCACGCTCGATCGGATCGGCCGCCTTGGGGTCGCCGGCGTCAAAATGGGTGGCGAGGCTTGACGCCAGATGCCCGCCGGCGGACGATCCCATGACGCCCACGCGATGCGGATCGATCTTCCAATCGGCTGCCTTCGCCCGAATCGTCCGGATCGCCCGCGACGCATCCCCCAACTCCACCGGATCGTGATAGCCATGCGATCCCAATCGGTATCTGAGCACGAACGCCGCGATCCCATGCTGATTGAGCCATAGCGCATAGGCCGATCCTTCATGGTCCATGACCACGCCGGCGTAGCCGCCCCCCGGCAGAACCAGCATCGCCGCGCCCGTCGCCTTGCCGGCGTCCGGCAGGTAAGGCGTCAGCGTCGGAATATCGTCCGGCGTCGTCCCGTGCGCCCCGGGAGCGTCGCCGGCCCAGAGACGCATCTCCGCCGGAGCGGGCGTCTCTGCGCGTGTGTTGGACGCAGTATTAATGGTTAACATCGTTAGTCCTAAGAGTAGAAAGGTTTCGATTTTCATAAGCGTTTGAAGACGGCGCGACTGACCAGAGAGTCTTTCCAGTCACAACTCGACAGAGCGGCCGGAATTGGTGTTTAGATAGCGCCGTCTCCTTCGATCATCAATCGATACAAATACCACTCCTTCATACGATTGGCGCCCAGCCCTTCGTAGACCTTCTGGGCGTTGACGTTCCAGTCCAAACACGTCCACTCCATTCGGCCGCAGCCGCGTTCATGGGCGAGGGCGATGCAGTGGCTGAGCAGCGCCTTGCCGACACCGCGCTTGCGGTGGTCGGGGAGCACGAAGAGGTCTTCCAGGTAAAGGGTCGGCTTGGCGAGGAAGGTGGAGTAGGTCTCGAAGATGAAGGCGTAGCCGACCGGGCCGGGCGCGCCGTCGATTTCGGCGAGGTAGGCTTCAAACTTCGGCCGGTCGCCAAAGCCATGGTCGATCAGGCGGGCGCGCGCGTCGGCGTCGGGCGGCGGCAGGCGCTCAAAGTCGGCGAGAGCCGTGATGAGCGAGATCAGCGAATCGGCGTCGGCGCGCTCAGCGCGCCGGATGATCGGAGTTTCCATGGTGTGGTTGTACCCGAAAGTGTCAACGGCAGCCGGAAGAATCCAATAGCGCCTGGACGGCGAGCTCTAAATCGTCGGTGCAGCGCGCAACGGTGGCGCGGCGGCTCAGACGGTAGGTCTCCGTGTAGCGCGCCAGATCGATCGGAGCCCCGACGCGCACGATGGCCTTGCGCATGCCGCGCAGGCGCGCCTCGCCAAAGACTTCGATCTCCAGCCGGCGA from Capsulimonas corticalis harbors:
- a CDS encoding Rrf2 family transcriptional regulator, whose translation is MAASSKFSIAVHVLSCLEYSDRQWGQPQMNSADLALSVNTNPVIIRNLLSELSKAGLVISKEGKGGGARLARAASAITLDEVYAAVERAEMLARNPRPAHLPCSVSCGVKNALEPVLGSVNHAILSALKEKNLSEIVDQIMGV
- a CDS encoding aldo/keto reductase, coding for MRYQIFGRRTGLRVSELSLGCGTFGTTWGYGAEPAEARRIFDSYVEAGGNFFDTADAYQSGESERLLGEFIAANRDDFVVATKYTMAIAPGAGISVTGNSRKNMVRAVEASLKRLNTDRIDLYWVHHADEVTPMDEIMRGLDDLVRAGKILYIGLSDFPAWRTAYAATLADMRGWAPLAGQQIEYSLVERTPERDLLPMAQAFGLGTVAWSPLGGGLLTGKYRSGDKDARSGSNLAALLHVENDARKTATLDALETVAEEIGFDPGQTAIAWVLAKGHIPILGPRTQAQLAGNLGAVNVTLSADQIQRLDDASAISLGFPHELKTRFAEVREGTMGGVPHLFDLSPIPVR
- a CDS encoding alpha/beta hydrolase, with the protein product MKLGNLSRRIRIGGAGLAAAFALAGHGAAMGQGSGQFDTSDAALVKTLPGFENGSAKVNGIQMHYVAGGKGAPLVLLPGWPETWWEYHKVMPALGRRFHVIVVDIRGMGATDKPAGGYDKKTMAEDVYQLVRHLGYTKVNIAGHDIGSMVAFSFAANHPEATRKLAVMDVPHPYDAFKSIPILPEYGKFGKKIDAAHPLFPWWFSVMQVPDLPEKLFAGRYGILQNWAFDYLTKDSSSIDARDRAVFTSAYATQAGIHGGDSWFQAFPKDIVDNKKYNNLKMPILGLGSTGYAWLKDALPRQAKHTRVIKIENSGHYFLDERPTLLTNLLSEFFRAPDGAF
- a CDS encoding ATP-binding protein produces the protein MPLSETGAPPLAIALFGPMRVTTNGSPAPRLRSRKTLWLLALLTLRHGRPIEREWIAGTLWPETTQSQAYAGLRPILTELRQMLQAESHRLQSPSRHTLLLDLDGAEIDVITFDAAMASQNPAAIERAAALYHGPLLEGCFEEWALPERAQREKQCLTALRMLSQNALAAGNAGAAAEFCRRAAAIDPWRDTAQREWMEALVQAGDSNAALQVYRDFVHLLSSDPQAAPDAQTTLLYTRLRKEARRRNAPPAPAGGEGETEKTAPQSAGYLPSPLTEMIGREDERVDLAARLGRSRLVTITGPGGVGKTRLAIGVANDALARYPDGVWMTALETLTDGAMAASCIASHLGVREEAARAPLESLTDHLRHKKLLLVLDNCEHLLDACARIAAHLLRECPGVRILATSREALGIVGETAWTTPSLDVPAPDHLPAGHATQVRVLSGYESVQLFVERAQAANRAFALTGNNALSVARICYQTEGIPLAIELAAARIKSMTPQQIENHLDDYLGLLSLGGRASASRQQTLRGTFDWSYALLNDQERRLLAHLSVFAGGWSVEAAEQVHSGESAPSTQILNLLTSLVDKSLVVFEDQEWNGNGRYRLLEMVRQYASERLLESGELDQVRARHCDWCLSLAEEAEAHANQPDSHLWNARLEKEHGNLRAALRWSAQDTRRSGAYLKLAGEMRTFWYMQGYYSEGLEHLRTALEGTDPQPPAIARGTALNGLSVLLYCQGRQIEAREALREALEIHRALEDTAGIARSLANLGNIECALGNYASSMTLFEEALAIRREIDDKAGIASSLIALGAISIVRGDYLTARTQYAEGLKMRREIGVTHLIANALTKCGDIDHLQKEYASAQRQYEEALAIYGASGNRRGVADCLGCLGNVALARGDEVSARAFYDDSLRVRRELGEQRGVATLLSCLASVSQSEGDYETARTMHQESLSLQRELEDKHGIARSLQGLAEALLAQGRAGEAATLFGASHGLRASLTAALTAREQETDQHHIDQLGQALAPDAVAQAWERGRAMTWAQAVEHALADDRAAGELPAPQ
- a CDS encoding alpha/beta hydrolase, with product MLTINTASNTRAETPAPAEMRLWAGDAPGAHGTTPDDIPTLTPYLPDAGKATGAAMLVLPGGGYAGVVMDHEGSAYALWLNQHGIAAFVLRYRLGSHGYHDPVELGDASRAIRTIRAKAADWKIDPHRVGVMGSSAGGHLASSLATHFDAGDPKAADPIERESSRPDLGVLCYAVITMAKPFTHEGSRDNLLGANASAAAIARMSSEQQVTAQTPPCFVWATQEDNVVPVENSLMFAQALQKNHVPFDLHIYQHGGHGVGLGDDTPPFTHVHPWTADLLYWLGGQGFMKAGGAQ
- a CDS encoding GNAT family N-acetyltransferase, with the translated sequence METPIIRRAERADADSLISLITALADFERLPPPDADARARLIDHGFGDRPKFEAYLAEIDGAPGPVGYAFIFETYSTFLAKPTLYLEDLFVLPDHRKRGVGKALLSHCIALAHERGCGRMEWTCLDWNVNAQKVYEGLGANRMKEWYLYRLMIEGDGAI